A window from Lactiplantibacillus pentosus encodes these proteins:
- a CDS encoding FAD:protein FMN transferase: MMETHKKYVSQFTMMGTVISLTLFEPNQTAVEAVYDYLQRMDEVFSVNRPDSEVAAINRYAGIHPVLVSTACFRLVADAIRYTQQYPTSFNVLIGPLVKLWKIGFGGHQVPSAEEIQQRLALMDLHEVILDEAQSSVYLRQPGMQLDLGAIAKGYFADQIVTQLQQAGIEHVIVNLGGNVKLLGVNPLTADQRWQVGIQAPEAPRGYPALQVEMPARTVVTSGIFERYFKIGNRQYHHILDPKTGYPVENQVDQVTIITEQSELAEVLSTVAYFEGPKRGAQLIEPLPKTEAIFIDHDQHVTVTSGLTPRRKGVFTIE; this comes from the coding sequence ATGATGGAAACGCATAAGAAATATGTCTCGCAATTTACGATGATGGGTACCGTTATCTCGCTGACCCTCTTTGAACCGAATCAAACGGCGGTTGAGGCCGTCTATGATTACTTGCAACGAATGGATGAGGTCTTTTCGGTCAACCGTCCTGACTCGGAAGTGGCCGCGATCAATCGCTATGCCGGGATTCATCCGGTACTGGTCAGTACGGCGTGCTTTCGGTTAGTAGCGGATGCGATTCGCTATACGCAACAGTATCCGACTAGTTTTAACGTTCTGATTGGACCGCTAGTCAAACTATGGAAGATTGGCTTTGGTGGCCATCAGGTACCGTCCGCTGAAGAAATCCAGCAACGGTTAGCCCTAATGGACTTGCATGAGGTGATTTTAGATGAAGCGCAATCTAGCGTGTATTTACGCCAACCTGGCATGCAGCTGGACTTAGGCGCAATCGCCAAGGGGTATTTTGCTGATCAAATCGTGACGCAATTGCAACAGGCGGGTATCGAACACGTCATCGTTAATCTAGGCGGTAATGTGAAGCTCCTCGGAGTGAATCCACTGACCGCTGATCAACGGTGGCAGGTCGGAATTCAAGCCCCAGAAGCGCCACGTGGCTATCCAGCGTTACAAGTTGAGATGCCAGCACGGACGGTCGTTACCTCGGGAATTTTTGAGCGCTATTTTAAGATTGGCAATCGCCAATATCACCACATTCTTGATCCGAAAACGGGTTATCCGGTGGAAAACCAAGTTGATCAAGTGACGATTATTACCGAACAGTCAGAATTAGCAGAAGTGTTGTCGACCGTGGCCTATTTTGAAGGGCCGAAGCGGGGTGCTCAGCTGATTGAGCCACTTCCTAAGACGGAGGCCATCTTCATTGACCACGACCAACACGTCACAGTTACCAGTGGCTTAACGCCGCGACGCAAAGGAGTGTTTACTATTGAGTAA
- the aroD gene encoding type I 3-dehydroquinate dehydratase, with translation MQPVIKLRNIELGTGRPKIAVPITGKTVADILSAVDPIKAAKPDLVEWRIDFFDGVTDAAKLQDAGQQLRNALGDIALLTTFRTKGEGGELALTDADYFKVCQAVIAGNFTDALDVERYHEEKDVKQLVAQAQAANVVVIMSNHDFDKTPSAAEIVKRLTSMVDYGADVAKMAVMPQSAEDVLTLLSATNIAHQTLSRPVITMSMGDLGKVSRIAGEAFGSCLSFATVGAASAPGQIALAHLRPELEDLKLN, from the coding sequence ATGCAACCAGTCATTAAATTACGAAACATCGAATTAGGCACCGGCCGTCCCAAAATCGCGGTGCCCATCACGGGTAAGACGGTCGCGGATATTCTGAGTGCAGTTGATCCGATTAAGGCCGCTAAGCCGGACTTAGTTGAATGGCGCATTGATTTCTTTGACGGTGTCACGGATGCCGCTAAGTTACAGGATGCCGGCCAACAACTGCGAAACGCATTAGGCGATATTGCCTTGCTGACGACGTTTCGGACGAAGGGTGAAGGCGGTGAATTGGCCTTAACCGATGCTGACTACTTCAAGGTGTGCCAAGCGGTGATTGCTGGGAATTTCACCGATGCGTTGGATGTTGAACGCTACCATGAAGAAAAGGACGTTAAGCAGTTGGTCGCGCAAGCTCAGGCTGCTAACGTCGTTGTCATCATGAGTAATCATGATTTTGACAAGACACCAAGTGCTGCGGAGATCGTCAAACGGTTGACCAGCATGGTGGACTATGGTGCGGATGTCGCTAAGATGGCCGTCATGCCACAATCTGCTGAAGATGTGTTGACACTACTGAGCGCCACCAATATCGCCCATCAAACGTTGTCACGGCCTGTGATTACGATGTCGATGGGTGACTTAGGTAAAGTTTCACGGATCGCGGGCGAAGCCTTTGGATCGTGTCTCTCATTTGCCACGGTCGGTGCCGCTTCAGCGCCGGGTCAGATTGCCTTAGCGCACCTACGCCCAGAACTAGAAGACTTGAAATTGAATTAA
- a CDS encoding MFS transporter, whose product MKNKYMPTAISLYLNYFIHGIGVIILAQNMEALAKHWQTTTGGVAVVISSLGIGRLIVLLVSGFLSDKFGRKPFVVLGVLTYLLFFAGILLSPSITVAYIFGILAGIANSFLDSGTYPALMEMFPESKGTANVIIKAFISVGQFGLPLFVSFLVAGNYWYGWSFIFCIVVMVVNLLFLLSAGKFPVANQDAKVAAADATEEAKPESKGNLWFDGTLFILYGYVSQATFYLVSQWLSQYGTKVAGMGDASSRALISYYSIGSIVCVLVTAALAKRAVKEIQFLGVYTLLSFLSLLLMYLFPTSLMCSIMSFVVGFSAAGGVMQLGLTVMSTFFPQGKGTITGAFYTAGSIASFTIPLVTGMMSTNLANIFLFDVIIALIGFILAVLITVRYYHLFGKRSQKGASIDNATSH is encoded by the coding sequence ATGAAAAATAAATATATGCCAACTGCCATTAGCTTATATTTAAATTATTTCATCCATGGTATCGGAGTTATTATTTTAGCTCAAAACATGGAAGCTTTGGCTAAACATTGGCAAACAACTACTGGTGGGGTTGCTGTGGTTATTTCCTCACTAGGAATTGGCCGGTTGATTGTTTTACTGGTTTCTGGATTCCTATCAGATAAATTTGGACGTAAGCCGTTCGTTGTATTGGGTGTATTAACTTATTTATTGTTCTTTGCGGGGATCCTGCTAAGTCCATCGATTACCGTTGCTTATATTTTCGGGATTTTAGCCGGAATCGCTAATTCGTTCTTGGATTCCGGGACGTACCCAGCGCTGATGGAAATGTTCCCAGAATCCAAAGGGACTGCGAATGTCATTATTAAGGCATTCATTTCTGTAGGTCAATTTGGATTACCATTATTTGTTAGCTTCTTAGTTGCTGGCAATTACTGGTATGGCTGGTCATTCATCTTCTGTATCGTTGTGATGGTCGTTAACTTACTGTTCTTGTTGAGCGCTGGCAAGTTTCCAGTTGCCAATCAAGATGCTAAGGTTGCTGCGGCTGATGCAACTGAGGAAGCTAAACCAGAATCAAAAGGTAATTTGTGGTTTGATGGAACATTGTTCATCTTATACGGGTATGTTTCACAAGCAACGTTCTATCTTGTCAGTCAGTGGTTAAGTCAGTACGGGACTAAAGTGGCCGGCATGGGAGATGCAAGTTCGCGTGCGTTAATTAGTTATTACAGTATTGGCTCAATCGTGTGTGTGTTAGTGACAGCTGCATTAGCTAAACGCGCCGTAAAAGAAATTCAATTCTTAGGCGTTTATACGTTACTCTCATTCTTATCATTGTTATTAATGTATCTGTTCCCAACATCCTTGATGTGTTCAATTATGTCATTCGTTGTTGGCTTCTCAGCTGCTGGTGGTGTGATGCAGTTAGGCCTGACAGTGATGTCGACATTTTTCCCACAAGGCAAAGGAACGATTACTGGGGCATTCTATACTGCAGGATCAATCGCATCCTTTACGATTCCTCTAGTTACCGGTATGATGTCAACAAACTTAGCTAATATTTTCTTGTTCGATGTCATCATTGCATTGATTGGATTTATTTTAGCTGTATTGATTACCGTTCGTTATTACCATCTCTTTGGTAAACGTTCACAGAAGGGAGCTTCTATTGACAATGCAACCAGTCATTAA
- a CDS encoding shikimate dehydrogenase, giving the protein MTERIDGHTLLIGLMAYPIRHSMSPTMHNNAFAKLGLNYAYLAFEIDNKKLPSAIESIRTLDMRGSNVSMPNKQKVLPLLDKLDPAAEMCGAVNTIVNDDGVLTGYTTDGIGFMKSLDDEGINIRGHKMTLAGAGGAGTAIAVQAALDGVKEMSIFNLHDAEWENAQHNVDLINERTSCHATLHALEDRDDFKKEIQDSFIYTDATGVGMKPLEDKTLVDDPSWLRKDLVVFDTVYAPRTTKLMKVAQEAGVEHVFNGLGMMLEQGAAAFKLWTGEDMPVDYIRHILFDEDAAAQK; this is encoded by the coding sequence ATGACAGAACGTATCGATGGACACACATTATTAATTGGTTTGATGGCTTACCCGATTCGCCATTCAATGTCACCAACAATGCATAATAATGCTTTTGCAAAGTTAGGATTGAACTACGCTTACCTTGCTTTTGAAATCGATAACAAAAAGTTGCCTTCAGCAATTGAATCAATCCGTACATTGGATATGCGGGGCTCAAATGTTTCAATGCCGAATAAGCAAAAAGTATTGCCATTACTTGATAAGTTAGATCCAGCCGCTGAAATGTGTGGTGCGGTTAACACGATTGTTAATGATGATGGCGTTTTAACCGGCTACACAACTGATGGGATCGGCTTTATGAAGTCACTTGATGATGAAGGAATCAACATTCGGGGACATAAAATGACTTTGGCTGGTGCCGGTGGTGCTGGGACTGCGATTGCGGTTCAAGCTGCCTTAGATGGTGTTAAAGAAATGTCAATCTTTAACTTACACGATGCTGAATGGGAAAATGCCCAACATAATGTTGACTTGATTAATGAACGGACTTCATGCCACGCCACATTACATGCCCTAGAAGATCGCGATGATTTCAAGAAAGAAATTCAAGATTCATTTATTTATACCGATGCTACCGGTGTTGGTATGAAGCCACTTGAAGATAAGACTTTGGTTGATGATCCAAGCTGGTTACGTAAAGACTTAGTTGTCTTTGATACGGTTTATGCACCACGGACAACAAAATTAATGAAAGTTGCCCAAGAAGCAGGCGTTGAACATGTCTTTAATGGTTTAGGCATGATGCTAGAACAAGGTGCAGCCGCTTTCAAGCTTTGGACTGGAGAAGACATGCCAGTTGATTATATTCGCCACATTCTATTCGATGAAGATGCTGCAGCACAAAAATAA
- a CDS encoding LysR family transcriptional regulator, producing the protein MNLRHLEFFKELARTQHMAKAAESLGISQPSLSYAIKKLESELGVPLFEPDGRNIRLTPVGAVYLKYITASLSDLSQGNELVKQLMDPDTGHVKLGFTYTLGQQLVPELMTKFHTDDKNHAITFELGQGNSTELLEELADEKYDLVLASNVEKLGEQPTNTLFDFIPLVQQEIVAAIPSHHALAKQSELHVKDLEPYPMICFSHNSGLRPLIDQILKDAHVEPKIAYEVEEDHTMAGFVSYNFGVALMPYLPLLDQSSITLKHLTDQPLRHQIYLISKRNHFVTPSVNRFEEFSRSYCWQHYTQVERMI; encoded by the coding sequence TTGAATCTAAGACATTTGGAATTTTTCAAAGAATTGGCACGAACTCAGCACATGGCAAAAGCAGCTGAAAGCCTTGGTATATCACAGCCTTCGCTAAGTTACGCCATCAAAAAATTAGAAAGTGAACTTGGTGTCCCTTTATTCGAACCAGACGGCCGAAATATTCGTTTGACACCAGTTGGTGCCGTCTATTTGAAGTATATTACTGCGAGTTTAAGCGATTTATCACAAGGTAATGAGCTCGTCAAACAACTCATGGACCCTGATACTGGTCATGTCAAACTCGGCTTCACTTATACACTTGGGCAGCAACTAGTCCCCGAGTTAATGACCAAGTTTCACACCGATGATAAGAATCACGCCATTACCTTCGAACTAGGACAAGGAAACTCAACAGAATTACTAGAAGAATTAGCAGATGAAAAATATGATCTCGTTTTGGCTTCAAATGTCGAAAAGTTAGGCGAACAGCCAACCAACACACTCTTTGACTTCATCCCATTAGTTCAACAAGAAATCGTTGCGGCTATTCCAAGTCATCACGCCCTAGCCAAGCAGTCGGAACTGCACGTTAAAGACTTAGAACCTTACCCCATGATTTGCTTTTCACATAACAGTGGCTTGAGACCATTGATTGACCAAATTTTGAAGGATGCCCATGTTGAACCTAAAATTGCTTATGAAGTCGAGGAAGACCACACGATGGCTGGCTTTGTCAGTTATAATTTTGGCGTTGCACTGATGCCTTATTTACCACTTTTAGACCAGTCCAGTATTACACTAAAGCACCTCACTGATCAGCCATTACGGCACCAAATCTATCTGATTAGTAAACGTAATCACTTTGTCACACCGTCCGTTAATCGCTTTGAAGAATTCAGTCGCAGCTATTGTTGGCAACATTACACACAAGTCGAACGGATGATTTAA